In Leguminivora glycinivorella isolate SPB_JAAS2020 chromosome 19, LegGlyc_1.1, whole genome shotgun sequence, a single genomic region encodes these proteins:
- the LOC125236422 gene encoding apyrase-like — translation MDVRHFVFVFFVCVVHGFTLPYEGLFKLDIVHYNDFHARFEETSVDTPSCRFNNNSCLGGFPRLYHEIQVLMKEKPDAVLLNAGDSFQGTYWYTLLKWNITQQFMNLLNHDAHAIGNHEFDDGPAGLAPYLSALKAPVLAANMDVSREPSLQGLFKPSIIIKRKGRKIGIIGLITQDTKTLSSAGNVEFTDPGEATKREAEALTNHGVDIIILLSHCGLEIDKKLARDYGKYIDIIIGGHTHSLLWNGPSPSGEAVAGPYPVFVENVADKHKVLIVQASAFTKYMGNMSVYFNFRGQYVKHDGGPIFLDRTIAEDEVIKAKLAPYAKLVHEAESVPIGETQTTLNYEDCVFGECALGDVLVDTFNDQAKAVIKADKDYLSFIQRGNIKASILKGAITQGSIFELLPYNDRIETFELQGRHVLEALERSVRDAWAYTPFKGPWVLQVSGLRVAYNVTLPEGSRVMSATTTKGNLKPDQMYQVTAPIYLADGGDGFTMFKDNRVNRQVIGRDQKLFETYIKKHSPLNITTDGRIKINY, via the exons atggaTGTGAGacattttgtttttgtgtttttcgTGTGTGTGGTTCACGGATTTACTTTGCCTTATGAGGGGTTGTTTAAGCTGGATATCGTGCATTATAATGATTTCCATGCAAG ATTCGAAGAAACCTCCGTCGACACCCCATCCTGTCGTTTCAACAACAACTCCTGCCTCGGCGGATTCCCTCGCCTGTACCACGAGATCCAGGTCTTGATGAAGGAGAAGCCAGATGCCGTCCTCCTGAACGCTGGGGACAGCTTCCAGGGGACTTACTGGTATACGCTGTTGAAGTGGAATATTACGCAGCAGTTTATGAATCTGCTAAATCATGATGCTCAT GCCATCGGCAACCACGAATTTGACGACGGCCCCGCAGGCCTGGCGCCGTATCTCTCCGCTCTGAAGGCCCCAGTCCTCGCCGCTAATATGGACGTCAGCAGGGAACCGTCTCTGCAGGGGCTGTTCAAGCCCAGTATCATCATCAAGAGGAAGGGCAGAAAGATTGGGATCATTGGATTGATTACACAGGATACTAAG ACTCTTTCGTCAGCTGGCAACGTAGAGTTCACTGACCCCGGTGAGGCCACGAAACGAGAAGCCGAGGCGCTCACTAACCATGGGGTGGATATCATCATACTACTCTCTCATTGCGGGTTggaaattgacaa GAAACTCGCCCGCGACTACGGGAAATACATCGACATTATCATCGGAGGGCACACCCATTCTTTACTATGGAACGGGCCGTCGCCCAGTGGCGAGGCAGTCGCCGGCCCCTATCCCGTTTTTGTCGAGAACGTTGCTGACAAGCACAAG GTGCTAATAGTGCAAGCATCAGCATTTACCAAATACATGGGCAACATGTCTGTGTACTTCAACTTCCGCGGCCAGTATGTGAAGCATGATGGCGGACCTATATTCCTCGATCGGACAATTGCTGAAG ACGAAGTCATCAAAGCCAAGCTAGCCCCATACGCCAAGCTGGTTCACGAAGCCGAAAGCGTACCTATAGGCGAGACTCAGACCACGCTCAACTATGAAGACTGTGTGTTCGGCGAGTGCGCGCTGGGAGATGTGCTGGTCGATACCTTTAATGATCAA GCCAAAGCTGTAATAAAGGCGGATAAGGATTACCTATCGTTTATCCAGAGGGGCAATATAAAAGCGTCTATACTCAAAGGAG CAATCACCCAAGGCTCAATCTTCGAGCTCCTACCCTACAACGACCGTATAGAAACGTTCGAGCTGCAGGGTAGACACGTCCTGGAGGCTCTGGAGCGAAGTGTGCGTGATGCCTGGGCATACACGCCGTTCAAAGGACCCTGGGTTCTTCAAGTGTCTG GTCTACGCGTGGCGTACAACGTGACACTACCCGAAGGTAGTCGGGTCATGTCAGCAACCACGACCAAAGGCAATTTGAAGCCCGACCAGATGTACCAAGTTACTGCTCCGATCTACTTGGCCGATGGTGGAGATGGTTTCACG ATGTTCAAAGATAACAGGGTCAACCGGCAGGTCATAGGTCGCGACCAGAAATTATTCGAAACTTACATAAAGAAACATTCGCCGTTAAACATAACAACAGATggacgtattaaaataaattattaa